The genomic DNA CGCCAGCGTGAAAAATAATGTAGCAATCATATTCAGAAAGTTGGTAATTTGTTCGGATTGATGAGTTTTTAACGTTCGTCCAAGTTTCATAGACAAGCATTAAAATTCGTTCAAGTCCAGAGTCTTGTGGCGGTGAATAGTGTCGCATTGGTTTTGATAGCGTGAAAATTGAATCAATGATTTCATATTCAATTTCTATGGAAAATTTAGAAAAATAATTTTTCAAAAATTGCAGGTGGGCTTCAAAATACTTTTTATCATGCGGTGGGGGATCAATGATCTTCTTTGATTGAAAATTTAAGTTAAATTTCCCATTCCCTGTTGTCAATGGATCGTTATCTTCCTGAAAATCAACCATTACAGCAAGAACTTTATAAACTTGCTGACCCTGGGAAAATATATCAACTGTTAAAGCAAGCAGAAAAATTAAAAATATGTAGATTATCCTCATTTTACGGGGAAGAAAATTATTATTAAAAAAGGGCGAGAAAGAGCTCGCCCCTTTTAAATGTCATTCTTGACCACCAAAGTTTAGCAAAATTGTAAAGCGAAGAGTATTAGCAAGCGGATGGTTTTCCTCAAAAGTTGAAATATAACTGAAATCAACACCAACGATGCTATATCTTATCCCAGCTCCAAAGGTTGCAAATTTTCTTCCACCAGCGCGCGGGTCCTCATAAAAATAACCAGCTCTTAAAGCAATGAGCCGTGGGCTTCCATACCAATATTCAAATCCTAAACCAACAGTCACTTTTCTCAAACTTGCTTGTTCGCCCCATGCTGTGATCAGTGATTTCGGCAACGGATCGGGTTTTCTATTTTCACCTGGGTATCTTCTCACGAGAACTCTTCCAAAGTCAACAGTTGTTGTGAAGTTATTATACTTTGTTTGAATTATATCAAAAGCAAAACCAACCCTCAAATGCGTTGGAAGTGGGTCCGCCTGCTCCTTATCAATGTAATGAATCATCGGACCAAGATTTGAAAGGTTAAATCCAGCACTTACTCTTCTTCCAAATATATACTCTCTGAAAAGTAAACCTATATCAAAGCTTACCCCGTTTGCAACTCCCCTGCCCTGCTCTTCCGCCGTTCCAAACGGAGCAAGCTGGCTGTGAATATATCTAAGATTTAAACCAAACCCCAAACTTTTGGTTAACTTCATAGCATAGGCAAGCGTAACAGCATATTCAAAAGCTTTGAAGGTTCCAAGATATGTGTTATTTTCATCTCTTCTTTCAAAAGAGCCCAAGTTAAAGAAAGTTATATTTGCACCAACAGTAGCATCAATGACATTAAGGTAATGTTTTGCACTTAGGTATTCGTAAAACAGATCAGAGCTAAACTGTGGGAGCCATCTTGCATGTGTGAAGCTTATTTCAGTTCCCTTTTGAAAAGCAAGTCCAGCAGGATTCCAGAAAATTGCGTTTGCATTATCCGCAAGCGCAACCCCTGTTTCTCCCATTGCTCCAGATCTTGAATCAGGCGCTATCAAAAGAAAAGGTACCGCAGCATCTCCACCTTGTGCGTAAAGTAAATTACCAAATAAAATAAGCGCCAAAATAACATTTAATCCGATTATAAATTTGCCTTTCAACAACATATTTATTTACCTCCTGAATTTTTGTTTTACAAACTAAGCCAAAGCATTAACCTTTCTATCAGCATCCAATCCTCTTTTGTTTTTGCTTAAATATACAAAATTTTCACAAAAAACAAATTTTACCTCATCACAACTAATTTCCCAAGTGATTCAGCCTTTTTTGAGCCATTAGAATCTTTAACAATTACCTTATAAATATAAACGCCGTTTGCAACCTCATCGCCATCCATATCTCTACCGTCCCACTCAATCGCAATAAAGTTCCCAGTTAGACCGTACCTTTCTATTTTGTTGATCAACTTCCCAGTCAGAGTGTAAATTTTTATTTCAACATCAACAGGGGTATCCTCTAAAGTTGCAACTTTTTGAAAAGTAAAATATGTTTTATCTGCAAATGGATTTGGATAATTGAAAACATTATAAATCGCAAATTCACCAGACTCAACAACTTTAAATTCAATTTCTTTAACAGACGAATTATTGAAAATATCCCACGCTTTAACTTTTATTTTATGTTTTCCCGGCGCCAGATTTGGTAATCTATATCTAACCTCACCACGCCTGTAATCATCAAGCTTTGCTCGGTAAAAATCGGAAAGGTCAATGCTTGATGGGCTATCATCAATGAATGCTTCAATTCTATGCCCTATTGCAGATGTTGAAACATTAACACCGCTTTCATCAAAAATTTCAATAATTAAAAGTGGCTCATTAGAAACAACATCTCCAGGTTTAAAATTGGCATTATTCAGATAAATATCAATCTCCGGTCCTTTTAAATCACCAACAAAGTTTGAATCAATACCATTGATTACAAGATTTGTTGTAAAACCAGCACCGTCAACCCAGTCAGAATAAAAATATGCAATTGCTTTAGCTCTTGCATTTGAAAAAGATATATCTTTAGGAAGAACGAATTCGCCTTTAAACATATCATTTTTAAGCGAATACTCACCTCTGAAAAGTAAATTACCTTGATCAATAAAATTAAACACCCACCCAAGCTCATCGGTATAACTTAAACTTTTCTGAGCATCAAAAATTGCAATTTCAACTTTTCCAGATATATTTAAATTTGAACCGTTGTTTTTGTGTACTCTCCCAGAAAAACTTGCCCTTCCAAGGGCTTTGAGCTGGATCAGCTGACTTGTGCTGTTCCCGTTCATAGTATCAATTGAGACTGAATATCTTGGTATAACAAGATGCAACGCCGGGTCTGCAAATAAGAAAAATTTTCTATCGTTAAGTGATGCATAATATTGTTTAACCCTGAACATCGCCTCACCAACTTTAGCTGTTTTATATTCGTCAGTCCACTTAAAAAGTTCATCAAAAAATTTATAATTAAAAGCTGCGTTATCACCCGAATAAACAAGCCTTGCAGATGAAAGAACACCAATTGCACCACCATTTTTAAGCGTTAATAAAACTTCGCTTGAACTTTGTGATTTCGGATTATCAAACCTCGCAAAATCACATGTAGCTGCTACAACAAACGGCAATCTACCGCCATTTTTTAGGTTTTGAATCGTATAACCGATCTCAAATACTCTCTCATGCGCCCAAACATACGGATTACCATGCCCTATCCAATTTACAATTGCAACACCACGATTTATAAAATTAACAAGTGCTTTTGATGCTTCTGGCTTCCTTCTTCCAGCAGAAGTGTAGGTAGTTGGATACGCCACAAGATAAAGCTTCCGTTTATCAATAAACTCAGGGGTATAATAATTAGCAAGGGCTTCACTCTGAAGCGTATGGATTGTTCCATCAGTTATACCCCCAGAAGTTAAACCATCATCAGCAACATATAAAATTGTATTTCTCCAAAAACCAAAATCTTTATTAGTTTCATACTGAATTATCTTATTCACAACAGTTTCAGCTTCTTCTTGGCTTTGTACTGGTAAACGACCTATTGCCATGTCTATGTAAATATCCGGAGTTAAAAGCACAAAGAAGTCATCGGATGTATATGTTAAAATCTGTTGCAATCCTTCCCTGCTTTCATAAGCCGGGATCCAATTTTTATCCACAATTTCAACATTTCTATAATCATAATCCCCGTCCCCGAACAACAAGATGTAAAAAGGCTTCTTATTCCATTTGTCAAACGCATATTTTAAAAAATCTCTTATCGCAACTGGGTCAAGAATTCCACATGAAAATTCATTGTAAATATCTTCAACATCTACCACAAGTGTTTTAAGGGAATCCTTATTTGCTCTGTGATCAGCTAATCTTTTCGCCTGTGTTATGAAATCAGGATGAGTTATCGCAACCCAATCAGCTCCTTCAATTTCCCCACGAAGGTTGGTATTTTTAACCTTTTCAATTTTTGATACCTTTCTGTAGCCGTTGCTTCCGACGCCGATAAATCGCTTTATCACCCCTCTTTGCTGAGAAACCTGGAACATAAACTCGCCAGCATTTATATTACCTGTAATAATCTTAACATTTGCGAAATCAGTTACATCAAAAACTTTGACATCATTTGAAGAAAAACCTGAAATTTTATACTCAACAACAGCATTTGTGTCATAAGAAAAAAATGAGATATAATCATTAACCGCCTTGAAGTTTCTTGGATAAATTATTTCAAACCAGTCAATATAGCCAGCAACTGCTTCCCCGATCCAGTTAAAATAAAATTTCAAATTGCTCCTTGAATCCTTTAGCGTCCCATTATAAACAAATTTCTTCGGTCCGGATTTAACGGCATAGAAGTCAAGTAAAGATGAGGCTCCGGTTAAAATAACTGTA from Candidatus Kryptobacter tengchongensis includes the following:
- a CDS encoding Por secretion system C-terminal sorting domain-containing protein, which gives rise to MRNKLAFNVSSLGNCPFIFVLLLIAQIVSSQSIPDFRIVSNTGDELVIEYTPYLFKIDSIKHDGQLLLSFLFFNTTFENPKVGEPQIPVRIFPVALKAIDGNSIQIIETSYIEYENVKIKPFPNLISEKFSGGEDTISYVKVFAFGDSYGKGNYIPEEIIKLGDIGRARNYIVSTIKVYPLQYNPALGKVKVYTKIKLMLRYGQRTDLFANPDKFDLKVAQSFVNYDIAKFWKLQDLNFSKPSVSQLASGDWYKIPITEEGIYKITYSDLRNAGINPDNIDPRTIKIFNNGGFQLPEDVQASRPSGLIENAIYVYGQDDGRFDQGDYILFYGKGTSGWNYDPINQEFSHYIHDYSDVNYYFLTFGGTQGKRIETVQSLNHPSPFRPEHTVGLYFRDDSKINLTESGRDWFMASVEAKSGFNVISYAVKLDELVPGKPIKYRVQVASRSAGPNWFVVKEGDDELGIIELGTVILTGASSLLDFYAVKSGPKKFVYNGTLKDSRSNLKFYFNWIGEAVAGYIDWFEIIYPRNFKAVNDYISFFSYDTNAVVEYKISGFSSNDVKVFDVTDFANVKIITGNINAGEFMFQVSQQRGVIKRFIGVGSNGYRKVSKIEKVKNTNLRGEIEGADWVAITHPDFITQAKRLADHRANKDSLKTLVVDVEDIYNEFSCGILDPVAIRDFLKYAFDKWNKKPFYILLFGDGDYDYRNVEIVDKNWIPAYESREGLQQILTYTSDDFFVLLTPDIYIDMAIGRLPVQSQEEAETVVNKIIQYETNKDFGFWRNTILYVADDGLTSGGITDGTIHTLQSEALANYYTPEFIDKRKLYLVAYPTTYTSAGRRKPEASKALVNFINRGVAIVNWIGHGNPYVWAHERVFEIGYTIQNLKNGGRLPFVVAATCDFARFDNPKSQSSSEVLLTLKNGGAIGVLSSARLVYSGDNAAFNYKFFDELFKWTDEYKTAKVGEAMFRVKQYYASLNDRKFFLFADPALHLVIPRYSVSIDTMNGNSTSQLIQLKALGRASFSGRVHKNNGSNLNISGKVEIAIFDAQKSLSYTDELGWVFNFIDQGNLLFRGEYSLKNDMFKGEFVLPKDISFSNARAKAIAYFYSDWVDGAGFTTNLVINGIDSNFVGDLKGPEIDIYLNNANFKPGDVVSNEPLLIIEIFDESGVNVSTSAIGHRIEAFIDDSPSSIDLSDFYRAKLDDYRRGEVRYRLPNLAPGKHKIKVKAWDIFNNSSVKEIEFKVVESGEFAIYNVFNYPNPFADKTYFTFQKVATLEDTPVDVEIKIYTLTGKLINKIERYGLTGNFIAIEWDGRDMDGDEVANGVYIYKVIVKDSNGSKKAESLGKLVVMR